In one Solanum dulcamara chromosome 1, daSolDulc1.2, whole genome shotgun sequence genomic region, the following are encoded:
- the LOC129888861 gene encoding uncharacterized protein LOC129888861 isoform X1, translating into MENTSQSSEGNSSSSSSAVMDSSSPYHLHPSDSPGMNLVNFVFDGTGFAAWRRSIIISLSAKNKMSFIDGSAEIPSADTPEFKFWTRCNNMVISWLLNSLSKEIAGSVIYSKSAKDLWTDLHDRFGQSNGAQLYHLQKGLTDLMQGTTDVAGYFTRIKRIWDELDALSSGEICSCNCTCGGKKKVVKSKQDERLIQFLMGLNDVYAAVRSNILMMSPLPNVNHAYSLLIQDEKQREAYVNPNFPGDTSSFLATHQNFSGQRYNNTDFRARKNNNNNYNNNLYCTNCKKSGHSIAKCYRIIGYPPDFKFTKGPKSQPNNKGNSMANAVTTGGCSGYATNGKQANGFVAQENYGGLGEEFQNVQIGDVPFVGSEVSANMVHCFSGPFNEDPSGYW; encoded by the exons ATGGAAAACACATCACAATCATCTGAGGGaaactcttcttcttcttcatctgcAGTAATGGATTCTAGCAGTCCATATCATCTTCATCCCTCAGATTCTCCAGGAATGAATCTTGTGAATTTCGTTTTCGATGGAACTGGTTTTGCTGCGTGGAGAAGGTCCATCATTATTTCTCTATCAGCTAAGAACAAGATGAGTTTTATTGATGGTTCTGCCGAAATACCATCTGCTGATACACCTGAGTTCAAGTTTTGGACTAGGTGCAATAACATGGTGATTTCTTGGTTGCTTAACtctctttcaaaagaaattgcaGGGAGTGTGATATACTCTAAATCCGCTAAAGATCTCTGGACTGACCTTCATGACAGGTTTGGTCAGTCCAATGGAGCTCAACTCTATCACCTTCAAAAAGGCCTCACAGATCTGATGCAAGGAACAACTGATGTAGCAGGATATTTCACAAGAATCAAGAGGATTTGGGATGAGCTGGATGCTCTCTCCAGCGGAGAAATATGTTCTTGCAACTGCACCTGTGGAGGAAAGAAGAAAGTAGTCAAATCCAAGCAGGACGAAAGATTGATCCAATTTCTAATGGGACTTAATGATGTTTATGCAGCAGTAAGAAGCAACATACTCATGATGTCACCTCTCCCAAATGTGAATCATGCGTACTCTCTCCTCATTCAAGATGAGAAACAGAGAGAGGCATATGTTAATCCTAACTTTCCAGGTGACACATCTTCATTTCTTGCAACACATCAGAATTTCTCAGGTCAGAGGTACAACAATACTGATTTTAGAGCAagaaagaacaacaacaataactacaACAACAATCTGTATTGCACAAATTGTAAGAAATCTGGGCACTCAATTGCAAAATGCTACAGAATAATAGGTTATCCACCTGATTTTAAGTTCACCAAGGGGCCAAAATCACAACCAAACAACAAAGGGAACTCTATGGCTAATGCAGTGACAACAGGTGGATGCTCAGGTTACGCAACAAATGGGAAACAAGCAAATGGATTTGTTGCTCAGGAGAACTATGGTGGTTTGGGAGAAGAGTTCCAGAATGTACAGATTGGAGATGTGCCATTTGTAGGAAGTGAGGTTTCAGCTAACATGGTGCACTGTTTTTCTG GGCCATTCAATGAGGACCCCTCTGGTTATTGGTGA
- the LOC129888861 gene encoding uncharacterized protein LOC129888861 isoform X2: MVLPKYHLLIHLSSSFGLGAITWFGQSNGAQLYHLQKGLTDLMQGTTDVAGYFTRIKRIWDELDALSSGEICSCNCTCGGKKKVVKSKQDERLIQFLMGLNDVYAAVRSNILMMSPLPNVNHAYSLLIQDEKQREAYVNPNFPGDTSSFLATHQNFSGQRYNNTDFRARKNNNNNYNNNLYCTNCKKSGHSIAKCYRIIGYPPDFKFTKGPKSQPNNKGNSMANAVTTGGCSGYATNGKQANGFVAQENYGGLGEEFQNVQIGDVPFVGSEVSANMVHCFSGPFNEDPSGYW; the protein is encoded by the exons ATGGTTCTGCCGAAATACCATCTGCTGATACACCTGAGTTCAAGTTTTGGACTAGGTGCAATAACATG GTTTGGTCAGTCCAATGGAGCTCAACTCTATCACCTTCAAAAAGGCCTCACAGATCTGATGCAAGGAACAACTGATGTAGCAGGATATTTCACAAGAATCAAGAGGATTTGGGATGAGCTGGATGCTCTCTCCAGCGGAGAAATATGTTCTTGCAACTGCACCTGTGGAGGAAAGAAGAAAGTAGTCAAATCCAAGCAGGACGAAAGATTGATCCAATTTCTAATGGGACTTAATGATGTTTATGCAGCAGTAAGAAGCAACATACTCATGATGTCACCTCTCCCAAATGTGAATCATGCGTACTCTCTCCTCATTCAAGATGAGAAACAGAGAGAGGCATATGTTAATCCTAACTTTCCAGGTGACACATCTTCATTTCTTGCAACACATCAGAATTTCTCAGGTCAGAGGTACAACAATACTGATTTTAGAGCAagaaagaacaacaacaataactacaACAACAATCTGTATTGCACAAATTGTAAGAAATCTGGGCACTCAATTGCAAAATGCTACAGAATAATAGGTTATCCACCTGATTTTAAGTTCACCAAGGGGCCAAAATCACAACCAAACAACAAAGGGAACTCTATGGCTAATGCAGTGACAACAGGTGGATGCTCAGGTTACGCAACAAATGGGAAACAAGCAAATGGATTTGTTGCTCAGGAGAACTATGGTGGTTTGGGAGAAGAGTTCCAGAATGTACAGATTGGAGATGTGCCATTTGTAGGAAGTGAGGTTTCAGCTAACATGGTGCACTGTTTTTCTG GGCCATTCAATGAGGACCCCTCTGGTTATTGGTGA
- the LOC129894161 gene encoding F-box protein At5g07610-like yields MSSSKHKLFIYEEIIINVLNRLPLKSLARFKCVSKKWRKYIAEVYRCRLQWPKPYLIGFFCVEKRLQSRFFFSSKESPLLIGTSLDESVDSIGERVYVVASSNGFLLCNKLRSWQRVYYVYNPATRQRLDLPKTLILMDDPYVGFTYKVDEDDSVSFTIVRFVVPVSWEKFGLQYSLTIESFSSEINIWTANKLIVDVPIDLYPSRDMTSSTSAGVVDGVFCWLDSNGRWMTVYDSIRMCFWALELPEHTVVYPGYCCLGLSGGELCFASNRWTTTITCWRLSNFPSRDAVWVWKYDVDVATVVQKCQEDFGLGGNNALGFDVGNMIFHPALSDILYLQIRGKVISYDLNTSAVELVYDFGQPWRKTLHYKLFSYEWPQWPRLQ; encoded by the coding sequence ATGAGTAGTAGTAAACACAAATTGTTTATTTATGAGGAAATCATAATCAATGTACTGAATCGTCTGCCTTTGAAATCGCTAGCAAGATTTAAATGTGTATCAAAGAAATGGCGAAAGTACATTGCTGAAGTTTATCGTTGTCGTCTCCAATGGCCCAAACCCTACCTGATTGGTTTCTTTTGTGTAGAGAAACGTCTCCAAAGTCGTTTCTTCTTCTCATCTAAGGAATCACCACTGTTAATTGGTACTAGTTTGGATGAGTCAGTCGATTCCATTGGTGAGAGAGTGTATGTTGTTGCATCTTCCAATGGTTTTCTCCTCTGCAATAAGCTTAGGAGCTGGCAGAGAGTTTATTATGTTTATAATCCTGCCACAAGGCAGCGTTTGGATCTCCCTAAAACTTTAATTCTTATGGATGATCCATATGTTGGATTTACTTATAAGGTAGATGAAGATGACTCTGTCTCGTTTACTATAGTTCGTTTTGTAGTACCAGTAAGTTGGGAAAAGTTTGGGCTCCAGTATAGTTTAACAATTGAAAGTTTCTCTTCAGAGATTAATATTTGGACTGCTAACAAGCTGATCGTTGATGTACCTATTGATTTGTACCCTTCTAGGGATATGACTTCATCAACATCTGCTGGTGTAGTCGATGGAGTATTCTGTTGGCTTGATAGTAATGGGCGATGGATGACCGTTTATGATAGTATAAGAATGTGTTTTTGGGCATTGGAATTGCCTGAACACACGGTGGTCTATCCCGGCTATTGTTGTCTTGGATTATCAGGTGGGGAACTTTGTTTTGCATCAAATCGTTGGACAACAACCATAACTTGTTGGCGGCTCAGCAATTTTCCTAGTCGAGATGCAGTTTGGGTTTGGAAGTATGATGTAGATGTTGCTACTGTAGTTCAAAAATGTCAAGAGGATTTTGGACTCGGAGGAAACAATGCTCTCGGATTTGATGTTGGGAACATGATTTTTCATCCTGCTCTTTCGGACATCTTGTATTTGCAAATAAGAGGCAAGGTTATTTCTTATGACTTGAATACAAGTGCTGTAGAACTTGTGTATGATTTTGGACAACCTTGGCGGAAGACACTACACTACAAATTGTTTTCCTATGAATGGCCTCAATGGCCACGTCTCCAGTAG